The nucleotide sequence AATGTCCACTACAACAGGGTGATCGCCCACTCGAATCGCCCGCAGATATCGATCACCACTAATATGCTCCAATATTGCAGACGAGGATGTACGCAGATATCCCAAAGCAAGTCCGAAGTTATAAGGCGATACGGGCGTAATGTGTTCCTCTACAAGCTCCACTTATGTCTCACCCACCTTCATGTTGAATAACCAAGTTTTATCCGTGCCTCATTATAAGGCGACGACATTTCGGATTTCGCCGAAGTATGCATGTCGTATGATGGTGTTGTCCTGTAATGCTTTGGGTAGGTTTTTTTTGCGTTCAAAGGGGGTGTTCCACGATGCACGGTTATCCGAATTTGGCGCAAATAGCGTCTTTGATTGCCGACCCGTCGCGAGCAGTGATGCTATCCGCACTTTTGGGGGGTGAAGCATTAACAGCAGGAGAACTTGCTCGAGTCGCTCATATAAAACCCCAAACAGCGAGCGGACATCTGGCCAAGCTCGTTGATAGCGGGCTTCTGGTCCACGAGGTGCATGGTCGCTATCACTACTATCGTCTCGCCAATGAGTACATCGCCAGAGCGTTGGAAGCGCTCAACGCCGTTGCACCCCTTAAACCCGTCCGCTCCTTGAAGGAATCGGATAATGTTCGATCACTCTGTTTTGCACGCATGTGCTACGACCACATTGCTGGCCAGCTTGGAGTGAGCGTGGTCGAAAAGATGCAGACATTAGGTTATCTCCAGGACGACGGAGACCGCGATTATCACGTGACAGAGATGGGGACGAGATGGTTGGGTGATATCGGAATCAATGTTTCAGATGTTCGGGAGGCTCGAAGATATTTCGCCCGTAAGTGCATGGACTGGAGCGAGCGTAGACACCACCTTGCTGGAGCGCTTGGTGCTGCTATTGCTCGCCGGATGATGGAATTGGGATGGATAGTCCAGATTTCGGGTACACGAGCACTGCGAGTAACGACACTTGGAAAGTCCGAACTTGAAGCACTCTTTGGTATAGAAATACCAGAGTATGCGGTGACCCGTGAAAAGATAACTCCAGTATTGAAGACGGCGAATCGAAGGACAACCATATTTCTGTGCATACCGAAATAACGACGATTAAGATTCGGAATTGAAAGGAG is from Alicyclobacillus vulcanalis and encodes:
- a CDS encoding ArsR/SmtB family transcription factor, which gives rise to MHGYPNLAQIASLIADPSRAVMLSALLGGEALTAGELARVAHIKPQTASGHLAKLVDSGLLVHEVHGRYHYYRLANEYIARALEALNAVAPLKPVRSLKESDNVRSLCFARMCYDHIAGQLGVSVVEKMQTLGYLQDDGDRDYHVTEMGTRWLGDIGINVSDVREARRYFARKCMDWSERRHHLAGALGAAIARRMMELGWIVQISGTRALRVTTLGKSELEALFGIEIPEYAVTREKITPVLKTANRRTTIFLCIPK